One region of Desulfomicrobium macestii genomic DNA includes:
- a CDS encoding sigma-54-dependent transcriptional regulator, with the protein MNYSLLIIDDEESIRDSLSMALGRHYKVSALASGKEALESLPALAPDLVLLDIGLPDISGLEVLDHIRGQAPHAAVIMITAFEDLDTVISAMKRGAFDYLLKPLRMDALKLCLERAGSSIRLGKEIRLLQDKALREQIPFFVAESEALTDVVQTVAKVAVSPDTPVLVEGDTGTGKELIASAIHYRSPNFRGPLITVNCAAIPAELIESELFGYAPGAFSGAGKRGKTGLVEEAAGGTLFLDEIGELPGSAQAKLLRFLQEGEFYPLGSTAKRTVRTRVVAATNRDLEEMVRTGTFRQDLFYRLAVVRIRVPSLARRKEDILPLARLFLHQYGEKFGKKFNDLTQSARTALLDHSWTGNVRELRNIMERATLMACGPELDAGDLGLATDCAPVAENRAPLTREGVDLPALLHDLERGYYEQALALAEGNESQAARLLGVSRDTFRYRRGKLGV; encoded by the coding sequence ATGAACTACTCCCTGCTCATCATCGACGATGAAGAATCCATCCGAGACAGCCTGTCCATGGCCCTCGGCCGCCACTACAAGGTCAGCGCCCTGGCCAGCGGCAAGGAAGCCCTGGAATCGCTGCCCGCCCTGGCCCCGGACCTCGTGCTCCTGGACATCGGACTGCCCGACATCAGCGGCCTAGAGGTGTTGGATCACATCCGAGGACAGGCGCCTCACGCCGCCGTGATCATGATCACGGCCTTCGAGGATCTGGACACGGTCATCTCGGCCATGAAGCGCGGCGCCTTCGATTACCTTCTGAAGCCACTGCGCATGGATGCCCTCAAGCTTTGCCTGGAACGGGCGGGGAGTTCCATCCGCCTCGGCAAGGAAATCCGGCTCCTGCAGGACAAGGCCCTCAGGGAACAGATTCCCTTTTTCGTGGCCGAGAGCGAGGCCCTGACCGATGTGGTCCAGACCGTGGCCAAGGTCGCGGTCAGCCCGGACACGCCGGTGCTCGTCGAAGGCGACACGGGCACGGGCAAGGAGCTCATCGCCAGCGCCATCCATTACCGCAGCCCGAATTTTCGCGGCCCGCTGATCACGGTCAACTGCGCGGCTATCCCCGCTGAACTGATCGAGAGCGAGCTCTTCGGCTACGCGCCGGGAGCCTTCAGCGGCGCCGGAAAAAGGGGCAAGACGGGACTGGTGGAGGAAGCGGCTGGAGGCACGCTCTTTCTGGACGAAATCGGAGAACTGCCGGGCAGCGCCCAGGCCAAGCTGCTGCGCTTTTTGCAGGAGGGCGAATTCTACCCCCTGGGCTCCACGGCCAAGCGCACGGTGCGCACCCGGGTCGTGGCCGCTACCAACCGTGACCTCGAAGAGATGGTCCGCACCGGGACGTTCCGGCAGGACCTCTTCTACCGCCTGGCGGTGGTCCGCATCCGCGTGCCCTCGCTGGCCCGCCGCAAGGAAGACATCCTGCCTCTGGCACGGCTCTTCCTGCATCAATACGGGGAAAAATTCGGCAAGAAATTCAATGATCTCACCCAGAGCGCCCGCACCGCCCTGCTCGACCATTCATGGACGGGCAACGTGCGCGAACTGCGCAACATCATGGAGCGGGCCACACTCATGGCCTGCGGGCCGGAGCTGGATGCCGGGGATCTCGGGCTTGCGACGGACTGCGCGCCGGTCGCTGAAAACCGGGCGCCGCTCACGCGGGAAGGAGTGGATCTGCCAGCCCTGCTGCACGATCTGGAACGCGGGTATTACGAGCAGGCGCTGGCCCTGGCGGAAGGAAACGAATCCCAGGCCGCCAGACTGCTGGGAGTCTCAAGGGACACCTTCAGGTACAGACGCGGCAAGCTGGGCGTCTAG
- a CDS encoding DUF4390 domain-containing protein produces the protein MTLNLFSASVLRADSIALTDLGVDNAQGSVSVGFSVVINEIAPLMEALQNGGQYEVRCSGKLYKRRLGFWDAFLAEAEYSCTVASKPIARECVVTDHRGSHTFEFTGLEDELNRFWSRLSLPMGSWDAIERGKAYRVVLTFSVTRTNVPGWVSKPLFFVSWDLVPEVVYVLDFDF, from the coding sequence TTGACGTTGAATCTTTTTTCGGCGTCGGTGCTGCGGGCCGATTCCATCGCGCTTACGGATCTCGGGGTGGATAACGCCCAAGGCTCCGTCTCAGTGGGTTTCAGCGTCGTGATCAATGAAATAGCCCCCCTGATGGAGGCCTTGCAGAACGGCGGACAATACGAGGTGCGCTGTTCCGGCAAGCTTTACAAGCGCCGCCTTGGTTTCTGGGATGCCTTCCTGGCCGAGGCAGAGTACTCATGCACCGTGGCGAGCAAGCCCATCGCGCGTGAATGCGTGGTCACGGATCACCGGGGCAGTCATACCTTTGAGTTCACGGGCCTGGAGGACGAACTGAACCGTTTCTGGTCGCGACTGTCCTTGCCCATGGGCAGTTGGGACGCCATCGAGCGCGGAAAGGCCTACCGCGTCGTGCTCACGTTCAGCGTCACGCGCACCAATGTTCCGGGCTGGGTCAGCAAGCCGCTCTTTTTCGTCAGCTGGGACCTGGTCCCCGAAGTGGTGTACGTACTGGATTTCGATTTCTGA
- the sucD gene encoding succinate--CoA ligase subunit alpha — protein MKLNEHNSKRLFEEAGIPVPRGTLLGPGDEPAPPFALPWVLKSQVLSGGRGKAGGIRMADTLEQAESELTKLFTLAIKGEKVKLVRIEPKAAYTRELYLSITLDRQSRSFVITAGRFGGVDIEACAPETLLIEHAAPDTGLAPFQIRNIFFHLGLPKELSKPFHALLTNLFDCCLRHRLLLAEINPLVITTDGGLLALDGKVEIDGHRIGIDPSLNRFFEAAHLSDEENRSREAGLSYHKLDGYVGLMVNGAGLAMASMDILNYSGLEAANFLDLGGGADSEAMRTALDILFDDSRVGMVFINIFGGILSCHKVARSMLEALDGQEPRKPIVVRFAGNGSVQGLELLNQAALNGLHLCPDLTSARAALEKLKGDRPEARHKPLIVPSTAPLLPARPRQTSTPFPLPDDCRILVQGLTGKQGQLHCRLMQEYGSKVVAGVTPGKGGTEVLGVPVFDTVREAVKAMRIDASIIFVPGAMAPDAVLEAAAAGIGWVVCITDGIPQLDMLRALERLKGSPTRVIGPNCPGLVMAGKTKIGIMPGDIFTPGPVAVFSRSGTLTYECVDRLTKAGIGQSVCVGIGGDPFVGTSFTDLCKLVRHDPQTRAVVILGEIGGKAEEELGQYMRESGFELPVFGFIAGRTAPPGKRLGHAGAILEKGAGGIEVKLQAMADSGFHLIDDLDQIAGAVAQVL, from the coding sequence ATGAAGCTCAATGAACACAACAGCAAGCGACTTTTCGAGGAGGCGGGCATTCCTGTCCCCCGAGGGACGCTTCTCGGGCCGGGAGACGAACCGGCCCCCCCTTTCGCGCTGCCCTGGGTCCTTAAATCGCAGGTCTTGAGCGGCGGCAGGGGCAAGGCCGGCGGCATCCGCATGGCGGATACCCTTGAGCAGGCCGAAAGCGAACTGACCAAGCTCTTCACGCTCGCCATCAAGGGCGAAAAAGTCAAGCTGGTGCGCATCGAACCCAAGGCCGCGTACACTCGCGAACTGTATCTCTCCATAACCCTGGACCGTCAAAGCCGCTCTTTCGTCATCACCGCCGGACGCTTCGGCGGGGTGGACATCGAGGCCTGCGCCCCGGAAACCCTGCTGATCGAACACGCCGCCCCCGACACCGGACTGGCCCCCTTTCAGATCCGCAACATCTTTTTCCACCTGGGCCTGCCCAAGGAACTTTCCAAACCCTTCCATGCCCTGCTCACAAACCTCTTCGATTGCTGCCTGCGCCATCGTCTGCTCCTGGCCGAAATCAACCCCCTGGTCATCACCACGGACGGAGGGCTTCTGGCCCTGGACGGCAAGGTCGAGATCGACGGACACAGGATCGGCATCGATCCTTCCCTGAACCGCTTTTTCGAGGCCGCGCACTTAAGCGACGAGGAAAACAGGTCCCGCGAGGCGGGCCTCAGTTACCACAAACTCGACGGCTATGTCGGGCTCATGGTCAACGGCGCGGGCCTGGCCATGGCCAGCATGGACATCCTCAATTACTCGGGCTTGGAGGCGGCCAATTTCCTGGATCTGGGCGGAGGCGCGGACAGCGAAGCCATGCGCACGGCCCTGGACATCCTTTTTGACGACTCCCGCGTGGGCATGGTCTTCATCAACATTTTCGGCGGAATCCTGTCCTGCCACAAGGTAGCCCGGTCCATGCTCGAAGCGCTGGACGGGCAGGAGCCGCGCAAACCAATCGTGGTCCGCTTCGCGGGCAACGGCTCGGTCCAGGGGCTGGAACTCCTGAACCAGGCAGCCCTGAACGGACTGCATCTGTGCCCCGATCTGACCTCGGCCCGCGCCGCCCTGGAAAAACTCAAGGGCGACAGGCCCGAAGCCCGGCACAAGCCCCTGATCGTCCCGTCCACGGCCCCCCTGCTCCCGGCCCGGCCGCGCCAGACGAGCACGCCCTTCCCCCTGCCCGACGATTGCCGCATCCTGGTCCAGGGCCTGACCGGCAAGCAGGGGCAACTGCACTGCCGCCTGATGCAGGAATACGGTTCGAAGGTCGTGGCCGGAGTGACCCCCGGCAAGGGCGGTACCGAGGTCCTTGGAGTCCCGGTCTTTGACACCGTGCGCGAGGCCGTAAAAGCCATGCGCATCGACGCGTCCATCATCTTCGTGCCCGGAGCCATGGCTCCGGATGCGGTGCTGGAGGCCGCTGCCGCGGGGATCGGCTGGGTGGTCTGCATCACCGACGGCATCCCCCAGCTCGACATGCTGCGCGCCCTGGAGCGCCTGAAAGGCAGCCCGACACGAGTCATCGGGCCCAACTGTCCCGGCCTGGTCATGGCCGGCAAGACCAAGATCGGCATCATGCCCGGCGACATCTTCACCCCCGGCCCGGTGGCCGTCTTCTCGCGCAGCGGCACCCTGACCTATGAATGCGTGGACCGGCTGACCAAAGCGGGGATCGGACAATCCGTGTGCGTCGGCATCGGCGGCGATCCTTTCGTGGGCACCTCCTTCACGGACCTGTGCAAACTGGTGCGCCACGATCCGCAGACACGCGCCGTGGTCATCCTGGGCGAGATTGGCGGAAAGGCCGAGGAGGAGCTTGGGCAATACATGCGGGAAAGCGGCTTCGAACTCCCGGTCTTCGGCTTCATCGCAGGGCGCACGGCCCCTCCTGGCAAGCGCCTTGGCCACGCCGGAGCCATCCTCGAAAAAGGGGCTGGCGGCATAGAGGTCAAACTCCAGGCCATGGCCGACTCCGGCTTCCACCTCATCGACGACCTGGACCAGATCGCGGGGGCGGTGGCGCAGGTGCTCTAG
- a CDS encoding sigma-54-dependent transcriptional regulator, whose protein sequence is MHTNASILIIDDERDIRLSLRGIFEDEDWQVTEAGNGTEGLGLALEGDFDLIFLDIWMPGMDGMAVLCALRDKGVDTPVIMISGHGNIETAVTALKNGAFDFIEKPLSLDNVLVTAGKALELSLLKRENRELRSRIQPEEAPTITGSSPGIVRLRELVAQVGPTEAWVLITGENGTGKEIAARAIHRASKRASKEMICVNCAAIPEELIESELFGHEKGAFTGADKAKKGKFELADKSTLFLDEIADMSLKTQAKILRILQEQKFERVGGTKTFKVDVRVIAATNKDLVQEMVEGRFRQDLYYRLNVFPLSVPPLRERAEDIPEMIEFFSRRMIEEQSLRPVRFDRESLDLLKRYAWPGNVRELKNFVERLFILYQGQEVNVSMLPPEYRASAARDSLAMVPDGITDFKEARARFEEAFLRRELAHADGNVARMSENIGLERTYLYRKLKTYGLGAEEGR, encoded by the coding sequence ATGCATACCAACGCTTCCATTCTCATTATCGACGATGAACGAGACATCCGCCTGTCCCTGCGCGGGATTTTCGAGGACGAAGACTGGCAGGTGACCGAGGCCGGCAACGGAACCGAGGGGCTTGGGCTGGCGCTGGAAGGGGATTTCGATCTCATCTTTCTCGACATCTGGATGCCCGGCATGGACGGCATGGCGGTTTTGTGCGCGCTGCGGGACAAGGGCGTGGACACTCCGGTGATCATGATCTCCGGCCACGGAAACATCGAGACCGCGGTCACGGCTCTAAAAAACGGAGCCTTCGATTTCATCGAGAAACCCCTGTCCCTGGACAACGTTCTGGTCACGGCGGGCAAGGCCCTGGAGCTGTCCCTGCTCAAGCGTGAAAACAGGGAGCTGCGTTCCCGCATCCAGCCCGAAGAGGCTCCGACCATAACCGGGTCTTCGCCGGGCATTGTCCGGCTGCGCGAGCTTGTCGCCCAGGTCGGCCCCACCGAGGCCTGGGTGCTCATCACCGGTGAAAACGGGACCGGCAAGGAGATCGCGGCCCGGGCCATCCACCGCGCCAGCAAACGGGCTTCCAAGGAGATGATCTGCGTCAACTGCGCGGCCATTCCGGAGGAGTTGATCGAATCCGAGCTGTTCGGCCACGAAAAGGGCGCCTTCACCGGCGCGGACAAGGCCAAGAAGGGCAAATTCGAGCTGGCCGACAAGAGCACCCTGTTTCTGGATGAAATTGCCGACATGAGCCTCAAGACCCAGGCCAAGATCCTGCGCATCCTGCAGGAGCAGAAATTCGAGAGGGTGGGGGGGACCAAGACCTTCAAGGTTGACGTGCGCGTCATCGCGGCCACCAACAAGGACCTCGTGCAGGAGATGGTCGAGGGGCGCTTCAGGCAGGATCTGTATTACCGGCTCAATGTCTTTCCCCTGTCCGTTCCACCGCTGCGCGAGCGGGCCGAGGACATTCCGGAGATGATCGAGTTTTTCTCGCGGCGCATGATCGAGGAGCAAAGCTTGAGGCCCGTGCGTTTCGATCGGGAGTCCCTGGATCTGCTCAAGCGCTACGCTTGGCCCGGCAATGTGCGCGAGCTCAAGAATTTCGTGGAGCGGCTCTTCATTCTTTATCAGGGCCAGGAAGTGAACGTCTCCATGCTTCCGCCGGAATACAGGGCCAGCGCCGCCCGTGACAGCCTGGCCATGGTCCCGGACGGAATCACGGACTTCAAAGAGGCCCGGGCCCGGTTCGAGGAAGCCTTCCTGCGCCGCGAGCTGGCCCACGCAGACGGAAACGTCGCGCGGATGTCGGAAAACATAGGGCTGGAGCGGACGTATCTGTACCGCAAGCTCAAGACCTACGGCCTCGGCGCTGAAGAAGGGCGCTAG
- a CDS encoding sensor histidine kinase: protein MDKSSRHIPVQERTAHERRKRQREITLAAVGIFLIVILTWIELRLLGLNSYLFFALFNVNLILLILVLFLVLRNVIKLVLDRRRRVLGSGLRAKLVLVFVTLSMVPTFIMFVLSTWFVQTSVDYWFQAQVETSMDQALSVGQDFYASAESGLEIKALGILEHLRERKLDFKAKGADEALRKKSREYRLSLSGVITGTMQQKHWESTPVWNDIWPRIRSEVPFAELAKGARYWSTLWPHADSDLVIGVMPVDEAGSAFLVVGAEVGAGFLDRLELIAQGVGEYKQLRSLKYPLKMTLYMVLGLMTMLIFLGATWFGFRLARELSAPIQALAAGTQRIAQGDLSVRLMDESRDELGLLVQSFNSMAEDLEQSRTHLTRANLQLEEQYQALIAKNHYVQAILENITAGVVSLDRAGRITTMNRAAEGILGLEAGALIGESALDLMGPAHRGLVQEVSQLLRGSPGSQWQRRLDLEVGGETIKLLINAVALMDNEGGDSGIVAVFENISELEKMQRLDAWKEVARRIAHEIKNPLTPIKLSAERLERKFGPVVADPVFTQCTGLIVKQVEHLQEMVREFSSFAKLPEVMLSAGRVEPLLQEAISVFSNSHASIRWVLRAEDVPAVMLDREAMGRAIYNILLNAAEVLADQEDGRVETVLYARKRKGRIYIEISDNGPGIKPEEQSRMFEPYYSTKRSGTGLGLAIVKSIISDHHGHIRVKPNEPAGTTFVIELPAARGEA, encoded by the coding sequence ATGGACAAGTCATCTCGTCACATTCCCGTGCAGGAACGCACCGCGCATGAACGTCGCAAGCGGCAGCGGGAAATCACCCTGGCCGCCGTAGGCATCTTCCTTATCGTCATCCTGACCTGGATCGAGCTGCGCCTGCTGGGTCTCAATTCCTACCTTTTCTTCGCCCTCTTCAACGTCAATCTGATCCTCCTCATTCTGGTTCTCTTCCTGGTCCTGCGCAATGTCATTAAACTCGTGCTGGATCGGCGCAGGAGGGTGCTCGGGTCGGGCCTCAGAGCCAAGCTGGTCCTTGTTTTCGTCACCCTGTCCATGGTCCCGACCTTCATCATGTTCGTTCTTTCGACCTGGTTCGTGCAGACCTCCGTCGATTATTGGTTCCAGGCCCAGGTCGAGACGTCCATGGATCAGGCATTGAGCGTGGGGCAGGATTTTTATGCGTCCGCCGAATCTGGTCTTGAGATCAAGGCACTGGGAATCCTTGAGCATTTGCGGGAACGGAAGCTGGATTTCAAGGCCAAGGGGGCGGACGAGGCCCTGCGGAAAAAAAGCCGTGAGTACAGACTGAGCCTGAGCGGCGTGATCACCGGCACCATGCAGCAGAAACACTGGGAGTCCACTCCGGTCTGGAACGACATCTGGCCCCGGATCAGAAGCGAAGTGCCTTTTGCCGAGCTGGCCAAGGGCGCCCGGTATTGGAGCACCCTCTGGCCGCATGCGGATTCGGATCTGGTGATCGGGGTCATGCCCGTGGACGAGGCCGGGTCGGCCTTTCTTGTCGTAGGCGCGGAGGTGGGAGCGGGTTTTCTGGACCGGCTGGAACTGATCGCCCAGGGCGTGGGCGAGTACAAACAGCTGCGCAGTCTCAAATATCCATTGAAAATGACCCTTTACATGGTCCTTGGACTCATGACCATGCTCATCTTTCTCGGGGCGACCTGGTTCGGGTTTCGGCTGGCCCGGGAACTTAGCGCCCCCATCCAGGCGCTGGCCGCTGGAACCCAGCGCATCGCCCAGGGTGACCTTTCGGTCCGGCTCATGGACGAGTCCCGCGACGAGCTCGGTCTTCTGGTCCAGTCATTCAACAGCATGGCCGAGGATCTGGAGCAGAGCCGCACGCACCTGACCCGCGCCAATCTACAGCTCGAAGAGCAGTATCAGGCGCTTATCGCCAAGAATCACTACGTACAGGCCATTTTGGAGAATATCACCGCGGGCGTTGTTTCCTTGGACAGGGCCGGACGGATCACGACCATGAACCGCGCGGCCGAGGGCATTCTCGGGCTTGAAGCCGGTGCGCTCATCGGCGAGTCCGCCCTGGACCTGATGGGCCCGGCCCATCGTGGGCTGGTGCAGGAAGTCAGTCAGCTGCTGCGCGGCAGTCCGGGATCCCAGTGGCAGCGCAGGCTCGACCTGGAGGTCGGCGGCGAAACCATCAAGCTTCTGATCAACGCGGTGGCGCTGATGGACAACGAAGGTGGGGACAGCGGCATCGTCGCGGTTTTCGAGAACATTTCGGAGCTTGAAAAGATGCAGCGTCTCGACGCCTGGAAGGAAGTGGCCCGGCGCATCGCCCATGAGATCAAGAATCCGCTCACCCCCATCAAGCTCTCGGCCGAGCGGCTGGAGCGCAAGTTCGGGCCCGTGGTGGCGGACCCCGTCTTCACCCAGTGCACGGGGCTCATCGTCAAGCAGGTCGAGCATCTGCAGGAAATGGTGCGGGAATTTTCAAGCTTTGCCAAACTGCCCGAGGTGATGCTTTCCGCCGGTCGCGTCGAGCCCCTGCTGCAGGAGGCCATCTCGGTTTTTTCGAACAGTCACGCTTCCATTCGCTGGGTCCTTAGGGCCGAGGATGTCCCTGCGGTCATGCTCGATCGCGAAGCCATGGGCCGTGCCATCTACAATATCCTGCTGAACGCGGCCGAAGTGTTGGCCGATCAGGAAGACGGACGGGTCGAGACCGTTCTCTATGCGCGCAAGCGCAAGGGCAGGATCTACATAGAGATCAGCGACAACGGCCCTGGCATCAAGCCCGAGGAACAGTCGCGCATGTTCGAGCCCTACTACTCGACCAAGCGCAGCGGCACCGGCCTTGGCCTGGCCATCGTCAAATCCATCATCAGCGACCATCACGGGCATATCCGGGTCAAACCCAACGAACCGGCCGGCACCACCTTTGTCATTGAACTTCCGGCCGCACGCGGCGAGGCATGA